From a region of the Teredinibacter turnerae genome:
- the egtB gene encoding ergothioneine biosynthesis protein EgtB has protein sequence MTNLHERYRATRALTERLCEPLETEDYVVQPRAEVSPPKWHLAHTTWFFETFLLSHLPSYTAYNSNFPRLFNSYYKTQGEHWIQSERGQLSRPTVKEIYRYRHHVDAAINANADRFDPEMLKVLETGIHHEQQHQELLLMDIKAILAINPEMPAYFNTPVPPSRQVPLEYLPIEGGTHRFGVNPEDGFSFCNETPNHQRLLHDFSLANRPVTNGEYLAFIEDGGYSEPFLWKSDGWNWLQASGVQWPLYWHKESWHNESDEWREYTLHGDMPLDLHAPVCHLSWYEADAYACWAKARLPDEFELELAIDREHAHPVAGNNDFFHHDTLTPRLDTHHQPASSSGFYSLAGNLWEWTASPYVSYPRYQRPAGAFGEYNQKFMANQMVLRGGCLATSEDHFRATYRNFFFPHQRWAFTGLRLARDV, from the coding sequence ATGACCAACCTGCATGAACGCTATCGCGCCACGCGGGCGTTGACCGAGCGGCTTTGTGAGCCGCTTGAAACCGAAGATTATGTGGTGCAACCCCGAGCAGAAGTGAGTCCGCCGAAGTGGCACCTGGCACACACCACCTGGTTTTTCGAAACATTCCTCCTGTCGCATCTCCCATCCTATACCGCCTACAACAGCAACTTCCCCCGCCTTTTTAACTCCTATTACAAAACCCAGGGTGAACACTGGATCCAGAGCGAGCGCGGCCAGCTTTCCCGCCCCACGGTGAAGGAGATCTATCGCTATCGGCACCACGTCGACGCCGCGATAAACGCCAATGCAGACAGATTCGACCCAGAAATGCTCAAGGTACTGGAAACCGGCATCCACCATGAACAACAACACCAGGAACTGTTGTTGATGGACATTAAGGCGATACTCGCGATCAACCCTGAAATGCCCGCCTATTTCAATACACCGGTTCCCCCCAGCCGTCAGGTCCCACTTGAGTATCTGCCAATCGAGGGTGGCACTCACCGCTTCGGCGTCAACCCGGAAGACGGCTTCAGCTTCTGTAATGAAACGCCCAACCATCAGCGGTTGCTTCACGATTTCAGCCTCGCCAACCGCCCGGTCACCAATGGCGAGTACCTCGCATTTATCGAAGACGGTGGTTACAGCGAACCTTTCCTCTGGAAAAGCGACGGCTGGAACTGGCTGCAGGCCAGTGGTGTGCAGTGGCCCCTGTACTGGCATAAGGAGAGTTGGCATAACGAGAGCGATGAATGGCGGGAGTACACGCTGCATGGCGATATGCCACTCGACCTGCACGCACCGGTGTGCCATCTGAGCTGGTACGAAGCAGACGCCTACGCCTGTTGGGCAAAAGCCCGATTGCCCGATGAATTCGAGCTGGAATTGGCCATCGATCGGGAACATGCCCACCCAGTTGCGGGCAACAACGATTTTTTTCACCACGACACCCTGACGCCAAGACTGGACACTCACCATCAGCCAGCGTCGAGCAGTGGCTTTTATTCGCTCGCGGGCAACCTGTGGGAGTGGACCGCGAGCCCTTATGTGTCTTACCCAAGGTACCAGCGCCCGGCCGGCGCATTTGGCGAATACAACCAGAAATTTATGGCGAACCAAATGGTGCTTCGCGGCGGCTGTCTCGCCACGAGCGAAGACCATTTTCGCGCGACTTACCGCAACTTTTTCTTTCCACACCAACGTTGGGCCTTTACCGGCCTGCGATTAGCGAGGGACGTGTAA
- the ahcY gene encoding adenosylhomocysteinase, with product MSIQPQTEFTDYKVADINLAEWGRKEIDIAEGEMPALMALREKYRAEQPLAGAKIMGCIHMTIQTAVLIETLIELGAEVRWSSCNIFSTQDHAAAAIAAAGIPVFAWKGETEEEFWWCIEQTIVKDGKPWDANMILDDGGDLTQVVHDKYHAMLDNIHGISEETTTGVHRLLEMLEEGTLKVPAINVNDAVTKSKNDNKYGCRHSLNDAIKRGTDHLLSGKKALVVGYGDVGKGSAASLRQEGMIVKITEIDPICAMQACMDGFEVVSPYNDGINTGKAEDINLEVLGKTDLIVTTTGNTNVCDAAMLQTLKNGAVVCNIGHFDNEIDTAYMRANWEWEEVKPQVHKIYRDKSTNNHLILLSEGRLVNLGNATGHPSRIMDGSFANQVLAQIYLYEQKFADFPSHEKTQQLYVKVLPKKLDEEVAKAMVEGFGGVLTRLTETQAKYINVKVDGPYKPEFYKY from the coding sequence ATGAGTATCCAACCGCAAACCGAATTTACCGACTACAAAGTCGCTGACATTAACCTGGCCGAGTGGGGCCGCAAAGAAATCGATATCGCCGAAGGTGAAATGCCTGCACTGATGGCACTGCGCGAAAAATATCGCGCAGAACAGCCACTGGCAGGCGCCAAAATTATGGGTTGTATCCACATGACAATCCAGACCGCGGTGTTGATTGAAACCCTCATCGAACTGGGCGCAGAAGTCCGCTGGAGCTCCTGTAATATTTTTTCCACCCAGGACCACGCTGCCGCAGCAATCGCCGCTGCGGGGATTCCGGTATTCGCCTGGAAAGGCGAAACAGAAGAAGAGTTCTGGTGGTGTATTGAGCAGACTATCGTTAAAGACGGCAAGCCCTGGGATGCCAACATGATCCTCGACGACGGCGGTGACCTGACTCAGGTCGTGCACGACAAATACCACGCCATGCTCGATAACATCCACGGTATTTCCGAAGAAACCACGACAGGTGTTCACCGTCTGCTGGAAATGCTGGAAGAAGGCACGTTGAAAGTTCCCGCCATTAATGTGAACGACGCAGTCACCAAATCCAAAAATGACAACAAATACGGTTGTCGCCACAGTCTGAATGACGCCATTAAACGCGGCACCGACCACCTGCTCTCCGGCAAGAAAGCGTTGGTCGTTGGTTACGGCGATGTGGGTAAAGGCTCTGCCGCATCGCTACGTCAGGAAGGCATGATCGTAAAGATCACTGAAATCGACCCGATTTGCGCCATGCAGGCCTGTATGGACGGCTTTGAGGTGGTGTCACCCTACAACGACGGCATTAACACCGGTAAAGCAGAGGATATTAACCTGGAAGTTCTCGGCAAAACCGACCTGATCGTCACCACCACCGGTAACACCAACGTGTGTGATGCGGCCATGCTACAAACCCTCAAAAACGGTGCAGTGGTGTGCAACATCGGCCACTTCGACAATGAAATCGATACCGCTTATATGCGCGCAAACTGGGAGTGGGAAGAAGTTAAACCCCAGGTGCACAAGATTTACCGGGACAAGAGCACCAACAACCATCTTATCCTGTTGTCGGAAGGTCGCCTGGTCAATCTGGGCAACGCCACTGGCCACCCATCGCGCATTATGGACGGCTCCTTTGCCAACCAGGTTTTGGCACAAATTTACCTTTACGAGCAAAAGTTTGCAGATTTCCCATCCCACGAAAAAACGCAACAGCTCTACGTTAAGGTGTTGCCGAAAAAACTGGACGAAGAAGTTGCAAAAGCAATGGTGGAAGGTTTCGGTGGCGTGCTTACCCGCCTGACCGAGACCCAGGCAAAATACATTAACGTGAAGGTCGACGGTCCTTATAAGCCGGAGTTCTACAAGTACTAA
- a CDS encoding 16S rRNA (uracil(1498)-N(3))-methyltransferase, with the protein MRVPRIYTPQILRPEVDVVLEETASHHLLKVLRMETGRELILFNGQGGEYRATITAATKKAATVTVSTHDPVERESPLVTELAVGISRGDRFDWVLQKATELGISRIVPLFSERSEVKLSGERLEKRLNQWQKVVIGACEQCQRNTLPELTAPQSVENYATDSLCDLRFVLHHRSAHHLSQLAAPASVALLVGPEGGLSDAEIQLAENAGFSPLALGPRVLRTETAPLVALSVVQATWGDF; encoded by the coding sequence GTGCGCGTACCGCGAATTTATACTCCGCAAATTCTCCGGCCCGAAGTGGATGTGGTTTTGGAAGAAACCGCGTCGCATCACTTATTAAAAGTGCTGCGCATGGAAACAGGCCGTGAACTGATCTTGTTTAACGGCCAGGGCGGTGAGTACCGCGCAACCATCACAGCGGCGACAAAAAAAGCCGCCACGGTAACGGTTTCTACGCACGACCCCGTCGAACGGGAGTCGCCCCTGGTCACAGAGCTGGCCGTTGGCATCTCCCGTGGTGATCGCTTTGACTGGGTTTTGCAGAAAGCCACCGAGTTGGGTATCAGCCGCATCGTACCCCTATTCAGTGAGCGCAGCGAAGTCAAATTAAGTGGCGAGCGCCTGGAAAAACGCCTCAACCAATGGCAAAAAGTGGTGATAGGCGCCTGCGAACAATGCCAGAGGAACACACTACCCGAACTCACCGCACCGCAGTCGGTCGAAAATTACGCCACTGACAGTTTGTGTGATTTGCGCTTCGTACTACATCACCGCTCCGCCCACCACCTGAGCCAATTGGCCGCACCCGCTTCGGTTGCGCTCTTAGTCGGCCCGGAAGGTGGCTTGAGCGATGCAGAAATTCAATTGGCCGAAAACGCCGGATTCAGTCCGCTGGCGCTTGGGCCGCGGGTGTTGCGCACCGAAACCGCGCCACTGGTTGCGCTGAGTGTTGTGCAGGCCACCTGGGGTGATTTTTAA
- a CDS encoding TetR/AcrR family transcriptional regulator produces the protein MSGRKQFDETTALDAATRQFWQYGFANTSISNLESATGLNKSSLYNCFKNKDQLFQLCLDHFEQHYVSRVLRALVEPDFRTALEQFFELAIDTFNDPKFPTGCLATRTALDNIDPNSPVFGLIQAQATRVESAIYARCKQALTDAQIPENTDCKAMAATIHAMLRGVLVLSCANGSTDAAHSAYRFFIRSILAQNRAG, from the coding sequence ATGAGCGGACGCAAGCAATTCGACGAAACCACTGCTCTGGATGCCGCCACACGTCAATTCTGGCAATACGGCTTTGCCAATACGTCCATCAGCAATCTGGAATCCGCTACCGGGCTGAACAAGTCCAGCTTATACAACTGCTTCAAGAATAAAGACCAATTGTTTCAGCTTTGCCTCGATCACTTTGAACAACACTATGTGAGCCGGGTGTTGCGCGCGCTGGTTGAGCCGGATTTCCGAACCGCACTGGAACAATTCTTTGAGTTAGCGATAGACACCTTTAACGACCCTAAATTCCCCACCGGGTGCCTGGCAACCCGCACGGCACTGGACAACATCGATCCGAACTCCCCAGTATTCGGACTGATCCAAGCGCAGGCAACGCGCGTGGAGTCCGCAATATACGCGCGCTGCAAGCAAGCACTTACTGACGCCCAAATACCCGAAAATACAGACTGCAAAGCGATGGCCGCAACAATTCACGCAATGCTTCGGGGTGTATTGGTATTAAGTTGCGCCAACGGGTCGACTGACGCGGCACACTCGGCCTACCGTTTTTTTATACGGTCTATACTGGCGCAAAACAGGGCCGGGTAA
- the metF gene encoding methylenetetrahydrofolate reductase [NAD(P)H] — protein MTDTNNDISLSFEFFPPKSDVGREKLQAVRTELNQLKPDFFSVTYGAGGSTRENTKGIIKAMRAEGLSVAPHLSFGGDDEDTMIAMIEEYKAAGVDRIVALRGDMPSGMGAAMQLVYANELVAFIRKHFGNHFELCVAAYPEIHPEAKSYLQDIRYLKGKFDAGASCALTQYFYNPDSYFYFVEECAKEGIERPIIPGIMPITNYQNIARFSDACGAEIPRWIRKRLNDFGDNQESLQAFTTDLVTELCATLLENGAPGLHFYTMNQVEPTRTILANLGLVD, from the coding sequence ATGACCGACACCAACAACGATATTTCGCTCAGTTTTGAGTTTTTCCCTCCCAAGTCCGATGTTGGCCGCGAAAAGCTGCAAGCGGTACGCACCGAACTCAATCAACTCAAACCCGACTTCTTCTCTGTCACCTATGGTGCGGGTGGATCAACCCGCGAAAATACCAAAGGCATAATAAAAGCCATGCGCGCCGAAGGGCTATCAGTCGCACCCCACCTGTCTTTTGGTGGCGACGACGAAGACACCATGATTGCGATGATTGAAGAATATAAAGCCGCCGGTGTCGACCGTATCGTTGCACTGCGCGGCGACATGCCCTCGGGTATGGGGGCCGCGATGCAACTAGTGTACGCCAACGAATTAGTCGCATTTATTCGCAAACATTTTGGCAATCACTTCGAACTCTGTGTTGCCGCCTACCCGGAAATTCATCCAGAAGCCAAAAGTTACCTGCAGGATATACGCTACCTGAAAGGCAAGTTTGATGCAGGCGCGAGCTGCGCGCTTACACAGTATTTCTACAACCCGGACAGCTATTTTTATTTCGTAGAAGAGTGCGCCAAAGAAGGCATAGAAAGGCCGATTATTCCCGGCATTATGCCAATCACCAACTACCAGAATATCGCGCGCTTCAGCGATGCCTGTGGTGCGGAAATTCCCCGCTGGATTCGCAAGCGACTCAACGACTTCGGCGATAATCAGGAGAGCCTGCAAGCATTCACCACCGATCTCGTTACCGAGCTCTGCGCGACCTTGCTGGAAAACGGCGCGCCCGGATTGCATTTTTACACCATGAATCAGGTGGAGCCCACCCGTACCATCCTTGCGAACCTGGGCCTGGTAGATTAA
- a CDS encoding ArsR/SmtB family transcription factor: MDTLELIKNSALADLANLLKSAGDELRLEILRALAQDSYGVLELSHIFDVRQNSISHHLKVLATANLVSNRREGNSIFYRRIHSLAGEQSTLRAALFQQIDELDLNPDVQARIDEIHQKRAQVSQLFFKEHGTSLREKQDLIAEFDVYGPQLDNFLNDCSLPNWERVLEVGPGSGELLPYLSARFHDVVALDNAETMLASARAHCQAKGVDNVHFELDDTRYCQQHPLSFDCVVINMVLHHTPSPRQIFADISGALKPGGVLIICDLCQHNQDWTQKACGDVWLGFEPRELQEWARAATMREGQSTYFALRNGFQIQIHEFVKI, encoded by the coding sequence ATGGACACCCTCGAACTGATCAAGAATTCAGCACTTGCGGACCTCGCCAACCTTCTAAAATCGGCTGGCGATGAACTTCGCCTGGAAATCTTGCGCGCGCTGGCGCAAGACTCCTACGGCGTGCTTGAACTCAGCCACATCTTCGATGTGCGCCAAAACAGCATCAGCCATCACTTGAAGGTATTGGCCACCGCGAACCTGGTGAGCAACCGCCGCGAGGGGAATTCTATTTTCTACCGGCGTATCCATTCGCTGGCCGGCGAGCAATCCACGCTGCGTGCAGCATTGTTTCAACAGATCGATGAGCTCGACCTCAACCCGGATGTACAAGCGCGCATCGACGAAATACACCAGAAACGCGCCCAGGTTTCCCAGCTTTTTTTTAAGGAACACGGCACCAGCTTGCGGGAAAAGCAGGACCTGATTGCTGAGTTCGACGTGTACGGCCCACAACTGGATAACTTCCTCAACGATTGCAGCCTGCCCAATTGGGAGCGGGTGTTGGAAGTGGGTCCTGGCAGCGGTGAACTACTGCCCTACCTGTCTGCGCGCTTTCACGACGTAGTCGCGCTGGATAACGCCGAAACCATGCTGGCCAGTGCCAGGGCACACTGCCAGGCAAAAGGCGTCGACAACGTCCATTTCGAATTAGACGACACTCGTTATTGCCAGCAGCATCCACTCAGTTTCGACTGTGTTGTGATCAACATGGTGCTCCACCACACCCCGTCACCCCGCCAGATCTTCGCCGACATCAGTGGCGCATTAAAGCCCGGCGGGGTGCTGATAATTTGTGATCTTTGCCAGCACAATCAGGACTGGACCCAAAAGGCCTGTGGTGATGTGTGGCTTGGCTTCGAACCGCGCGAACTGCAGGAATGGGCGCGCGCGGCCACTATGCGCGAAGGGCAAAGCACCTACTTTGCCCTTCGCAACGGTTTTCAAATTCAGATACACGAATTTGTGAAAATTTAA
- the egtD gene encoding L-histidine N(alpha)-methyltransferase gives MSVEATSRTIPQRPAPMAAAANSEFGLAVEQGLKADQKAISSRYLYDSRGSALFVEITQLDEYYLSRCEDEIFRDQAHRIVQAIGSEIAEVVELGCGDGFKTERLLQAIQDEQSQLKFVPVDISEDAIQTIEERMTDALPGVRLDSFTGDYDHFLQRNAKPTSGARLVLFLGSNIGNFTHAEASRFVRQIHQYCNTGDYLLLGLDLKKDIDLLHAAYNDNRGVTAEFNFNLLERMNRELGANFDRNKFRHHGYYNAQLGAMQSYLVSTEAQSVAVEALDLVAHFDCLEAIHLEDSHKYSLQDIHRLAAHSGFRVQELFSDSRDYFVDALLQKV, from the coding sequence ATGTCAGTAGAGGCAACATCGAGAACCATTCCGCAACGTCCAGCCCCGATGGCGGCCGCGGCAAACAGCGAGTTTGGCCTGGCAGTAGAGCAAGGGCTCAAGGCAGACCAAAAAGCCATCAGCAGTCGCTACCTCTACGACTCGCGCGGCAGTGCTTTGTTTGTTGAGATCACACAGCTAGATGAGTACTACCTGTCCCGCTGCGAGGACGAAATTTTCCGCGACCAGGCGCACCGTATTGTCCAGGCGATTGGCAGTGAAATTGCCGAAGTGGTGGAGCTGGGTTGTGGTGATGGCTTTAAAACGGAACGCCTGCTGCAAGCCATTCAGGATGAACAGTCCCAGCTCAAATTTGTCCCGGTGGATATCAGCGAGGATGCGATTCAAACCATCGAAGAACGCATGACAGACGCTCTCCCCGGCGTTCGCCTGGACAGCTTCACCGGCGACTACGACCACTTCCTGCAACGCAACGCCAAACCCACCTCAGGCGCCCGTCTGGTCCTGTTTCTGGGCAGTAATATCGGTAACTTCACTCATGCCGAGGCGTCGCGTTTCGTACGCCAGATTCACCAATACTGCAATACTGGCGACTACCTGCTGCTGGGGCTCGACCTGAAAAAGGATATAGACCTGCTTCATGCGGCCTATAACGACAATCGGGGCGTGACCGCAGAATTTAACTTCAACCTGCTGGAACGGATGAACCGTGAGCTTGGCGCAAATTTCGACCGAAACAAATTTCGTCACCACGGCTACTACAACGCGCAACTGGGCGCTATGCAAAGCTATCTGGTATCGACCGAAGCGCAATCTGTGGCGGTCGAAGCCTTGGATTTGGTCGCGCATTTCGACTGTCTGGAAGCTATCCACCTCGAAGACAGCCACAAATACTCGTTGCAGGATATTCATCGCCTGGCCGCCCACAGCGGCTTTCGCGTGCAGGAACTGTTCAGCGACTCCCGAGACTACTTTGTCGATGCACTTTTGCAGAAGGTTTAG
- the metK gene encoding methionine adenosyltransferase, with the protein MSEYSIFTSESVSEGHPDKMADQISDAVLDAILKDDKHARVAVETLVKTGMAIVAGEVRTSTYVDLEDLIRQVILDIGYNSSDVGFDGASCAVINAIGKQSADIAMGVDEAENKDMGAGDQGLMFGYATNETDVLMPAPIYYSHRLVEKQAELRKSGAHAWSRPDAKSQVTLRYENGKPVAVDAVVLSTQHEPDVSQAQIHEAVMEEIIKPVLPAEWLHSNTKYHINPTGQFIIGGPVGDCGLTGRKIIVDTYGGMARHGGGAFSGKDPSKVDRSAAYAGRYVAKNIVAAGLADRCEIQVSYAIGVAEPTSISVNTFGTGKIDDGKIVELVKEHFDLRPRGLIEMLDLMRPIYRKTAAYGHFGREIPDFTWEITNKADALKAAL; encoded by the coding sequence ATGTCTGAATATTCCATTTTTACTTCCGAGTCGGTCTCGGAAGGTCACCCAGACAAAATGGCTGACCAAATTTCCGATGCTGTACTGGACGCCATTCTTAAAGACGACAAACATGCCCGCGTAGCAGTAGAAACCCTGGTGAAAACCGGGATGGCTATTGTGGCCGGCGAAGTGCGAACTTCGACTTACGTGGACCTGGAGGACTTGATTCGCCAGGTAATTCTGGACATTGGTTACAACTCCAGCGACGTCGGCTTCGATGGCGCATCCTGTGCGGTTATCAACGCGATTGGCAAGCAGAGCGCGGATATCGCGATGGGTGTTGACGAAGCGGAAAACAAGGACATGGGAGCAGGCGACCAGGGGCTGATGTTCGGGTACGCAACCAACGAAACAGATGTACTCATGCCGGCACCGATCTACTACTCGCACCGCCTTGTGGAGAAACAAGCCGAGCTGCGCAAAAGTGGCGCACATGCCTGGTCCCGTCCGGACGCAAAAAGTCAGGTGACTTTGCGCTACGAAAACGGCAAGCCCGTCGCCGTCGATGCGGTGGTGTTGTCCACCCAGCACGAGCCAGACGTCAGCCAGGCACAAATTCACGAAGCGGTAATGGAAGAAATTATCAAGCCAGTACTGCCTGCGGAATGGCTACACTCAAATACCAAGTACCACATTAATCCTACCGGCCAATTTATTATCGGCGGCCCAGTGGGTGATTGTGGACTAACTGGCCGCAAGATTATTGTCGATACGTACGGCGGTATGGCGCGCCACGGTGGCGGCGCGTTCTCCGGCAAGGACCCATCCAAAGTGGACCGTTCCGCCGCCTACGCTGGACGTTATGTGGCTAAAAATATTGTTGCTGCCGGCCTTGCCGATCGCTGCGAAATTCAGGTGAGTTATGCAATTGGTGTGGCCGAACCCACGTCCATCTCCGTAAACACCTTCGGTACCGGCAAGATCGACGATGGCAAAATTGTGGAACTGGTAAAAGAACACTTCGATCTGCGCCCGCGCGGCCTGATTGAAATGCTCGACTTGATGCGTCCGATTTATCGCAAAACAGCCGCTTACGGCCACTTCGGCCGCGAGATTCCAGATTTTACCTGGGAAATCACCAACAAAGCCGACGCCCTTAAAGCAGCACTTTAA
- the tkt gene encoding transketolase, which translates to MPSRRDLANAIRALSMDAVQKANSGHPGAPMGMADIAEVLWNDFLKHNPANPSWSDRDRFVLSNGHGSMLIYSLLHLTGYDLPINELQNFRQLHSKTPGHPELGYTPGVETTTGPLGQGICNAVGMAIAEKTLAGQFNRDGHELVDHYTYCFLGDGCMMEGVSHEVCSLAGTLGLGKLVAFWDDNGISIDGEVEGWFTDDTAKRFEAYGWHVITGVDGHDSDAITAAIEAARAESSKPTLICCKTTIGFGSPNKQGTHNCHGAPLGDDEIKAAREFLNWPYAPFEVPADVYEGWDAKGKGGEAEKSWASKFDAYKAAYPELAAEYERRVIKGDLPADFEEKANAFIAEVQEKGAKIASRKASQDTIEAFGPLLPEMLGGSADLAGSNLTLWSGSKGLTANDCSGNYIFYGVREFGMSAIMNGISAHGGFINYGATFLMFQQYAANAVRMSALMKLRNIFVYTHDSIGQGEDGPTHQPIEVLGTLRLTPNMDTWRPADATESAVAWKKAVLRKEGPSALVFSRQGLPSTARTEQQVADIEKGAYVLVDCDGTPDVIFIATGSEVELAVGAAAKLADEGKKARVVSMPSTSTFDLQDAAYKESVLPLAVTARVAIEAAAADYWYKYVGLDGRIVGMTTFGESAPGGDLFKHFGFTVENVVNTAKDLLED; encoded by the coding sequence ATGCCTTCCCGCAGAGACCTTGCTAACGCGATTCGTGCCCTGAGCATGGATGCTGTACAGAAAGCCAATAGTGGACACCCCGGCGCACCAATGGGTATGGCCGACATCGCCGAAGTTTTGTGGAATGACTTCCTCAAACACAACCCGGCTAACCCTAGCTGGAGCGACCGCGACCGTTTCGTGCTGTCCAACGGCCACGGCTCTATGCTGATTTACTCTTTGCTGCACCTTACTGGCTACGATTTGCCAATTAACGAGCTGCAAAACTTCCGTCAGCTGCACTCCAAAACCCCAGGTCACCCGGAACTGGGTTACACCCCTGGTGTTGAAACTACCACCGGCCCGCTGGGCCAGGGTATTTGTAACGCTGTCGGTATGGCGATTGCCGAGAAAACTCTTGCCGGCCAATTCAACCGCGACGGCCACGAGTTGGTTGACCATTACACCTACTGCTTCCTTGGCGACGGCTGCATGATGGAAGGGGTTTCCCACGAAGTCTGCTCTCTGGCGGGTACTCTGGGCCTGGGTAAACTGGTTGCCTTCTGGGACGACAACGGTATTTCTATCGACGGTGAAGTGGAAGGCTGGTTCACCGATGACACGGCCAAGCGTTTCGAAGCCTACGGCTGGCATGTAATCACAGGCGTTGATGGTCATGATTCCGATGCGATTACTGCTGCCATCGAAGCGGCTCGCGCTGAATCGTCCAAGCCAACGCTAATCTGCTGCAAAACCACGATTGGTTTTGGTTCGCCAAACAAGCAAGGCACCCACAACTGCCACGGTGCACCGCTGGGTGACGACGAAATCAAAGCGGCGCGCGAATTTCTCAACTGGCCATACGCGCCTTTCGAAGTTCCAGCAGACGTTTACGAAGGTTGGGATGCGAAAGGCAAAGGCGGCGAAGCTGAGAAAAGCTGGGCAAGCAAATTTGACGCGTACAAAGCCGCGTACCCGGAACTGGCTGCTGAATATGAGCGCCGCGTGATTAAAGGTGATCTGCCGGCTGACTTCGAAGAAAAAGCGAATGCCTTTATTGCGGAAGTGCAGGAGAAAGGCGCAAAAATCGCTAGCCGTAAAGCCTCGCAAGACACCATTGAAGCGTTTGGTCCTCTGTTGCCAGAAATGCTGGGCGGATCTGCCGACCTCGCAGGCTCGAACCTAACGCTTTGGTCTGGCTCCAAGGGCCTGACTGCTAACGACTGCAGCGGTAACTATATTTTCTACGGTGTGCGTGAGTTCGGTATGAGCGCCATCATGAACGGTATTTCCGCCCACGGTGGTTTTATCAACTACGGTGCGACCTTCCTGATGTTCCAGCAGTACGCGGCGAATGCTGTGCGTATGTCGGCGCTGATGAAGCTGCGCAATATATTCGTCTATACCCACGACTCCATCGGTCAGGGCGAAGACGGCCCAACCCACCAGCCTATCGAAGTGCTCGGTACGCTGCGCCTGACGCCGAACATGGACACCTGGCGCCCTGCGGATGCAACTGAATCTGCGGTCGCCTGGAAGAAAGCGGTTTTACGCAAAGAAGGTCCATCTGCCCTGGTATTCAGCCGTCAAGGTCTGCCATCTACAGCGCGCACCGAGCAGCAGGTTGCCGATATTGAGAAGGGTGCCTACGTACTGGTTGATTGCGACGGCACGCCGGATGTGATCTTTATCGCCACAGGTTCAGAAGTGGAGCTGGCCGTAGGGGCAGCCGCGAAGCTTGCTGACGAAGGCAAGAAGGCGCGCGTTGTATCCATGCCTTCCACATCAACATTTGATCTGCAAGACGCTGCTTATAAGGAATCTGTATTACCATTGGCGGTGACGGCGCGAGTAGCAATTGAAGCTGCTGCAGCGGATTACTGGTACAAGTATGTAGGTCTGGATGGCCGCATCGTTGGTATGACCACGTTCGGTGAGTCTGCACCTGGCGGTGACCTGTTCAAACACTTCGGCTTTACCGTTGAAAACGTGGTAAATACCGCGAAAGATCTTCTCGAAGATTAA